From a single Leclercia sp. AS011 genomic region:
- a CDS encoding type 1 glutamine amidotransferase domain-containing protein, translating to MKVLMVLTSHSDLGNTGKKTGFWLEEFAAPYYIFKDAGAEVVLASPAGGQPPLDPKSDSPDFQTELTQRFKADPAAQRELANTLKLDSVRQDDFDTVFYPGGHGPLWDLAESQTSIALIEAFTRAGKPTGFVCHAPGVLRHVKAASGEPLVKGRKVTGFTNGEEADVELTDIVPFLVEDELIALGANYQKGPNWGSYIVEDGQLITGQNPASSEEVARALVKALR from the coding sequence ATGAAAGTCTTAATGGTTCTCACCTCGCACAGTGACCTGGGTAATACCGGTAAGAAAACGGGCTTCTGGCTGGAAGAGTTTGCCGCCCCGTATTACATCTTCAAGGATGCGGGGGCCGAGGTGGTGCTGGCCTCCCCGGCAGGCGGCCAGCCGCCGCTGGATCCCAAAAGCGATTCCCCCGATTTTCAGACCGAACTGACCCAGCGCTTTAAAGCCGATCCGGCGGCCCAGCGCGAACTCGCTAACACTCTCAAGCTCGACAGCGTGCGTCAGGATGATTTCGACACCGTCTTCTATCCTGGCGGCCACGGCCCGCTGTGGGATCTGGCCGAGTCACAAACCTCCATCGCCCTGATTGAAGCCTTCACCCGCGCGGGTAAACCGACGGGCTTCGTCTGCCACGCGCCGGGCGTGCTGCGCCATGTGAAGGCCGCTTCCGGCGAGCCGCTGGTCAAGGGCCGTAAGGTGACCGGCTTTACCAACGGCGAAGAGGCCGACGTCGAGCTGACCGACATCGTCCCGTTCCTGGTGGAAGATGAGCTGATCGCCCTGGGCGCTAACTACCAGAAAGGGCCGAACTGGGGATCGTACATTGTTGAAGACGGCCAGTTGATCACCGGGCAGAACCCGGCCAGCTCCGAAGAGGTCGCCAGAGCGTTAGTCAAGGCGCTGCGTTAA